In Candidatus Lernaella stagnicola, a single genomic region encodes these proteins:
- a CDS encoding homocysteine biosynthesis protein, which translates to MASVKRTFAEINEKIRAKKAVVVTAEELVGIVKDKGVEEATAAVDVVTTGTFSPMCSSGVMLNFGHTTPKIKAQRVWVNDVEAYAGLAAVDCYLGATQLREGDPGNEVYPGKFNYGGGHVITDLLKGRTVTLRAEAHGTDCYPRKHFVGEFKLADFREAWLLNPRNCYQNYNVATNSTDRLIYTYMGVLKPRFGNITYCSAGQLSPLLCDPYYRTIGLGTRIFLGGAQGWVIGPGTQHSPDAKRTADGVPSEGAGTLAVRGNLKEMSSQWVRGVSFLGYGVSLAVGIGVPIPVLDSDVVRLASLGDAKLPAPLIDYGADYPDAVDRVLAEISYADLKSGHVEFNGRQVPTSPLSSYPAAREIAAVLKNWIAAGEFVLGEPQDKLMTR; encoded by the coding sequence ATGGCGAGTGTTAAGCGAACTTTCGCCGAAATTAACGAGAAGATTCGCGCCAAGAAGGCCGTCGTAGTCACGGCGGAAGAATTGGTCGGTATCGTCAAGGATAAGGGGGTCGAGGAAGCGACGGCCGCGGTGGATGTCGTGACCACCGGAACGTTCAGCCCCATGTGTTCCAGCGGCGTGATGCTCAACTTCGGTCACACCACGCCGAAGATCAAAGCGCAACGCGTCTGGGTCAACGACGTGGAGGCGTACGCCGGATTGGCCGCGGTCGACTGCTATCTCGGCGCCACGCAATTGCGGGAAGGTGACCCCGGCAACGAAGTATATCCGGGCAAGTTCAATTACGGCGGCGGCCACGTGATCACCGATCTGCTCAAGGGCCGCACGGTGACGCTGCGCGCCGAGGCCCACGGCACTGACTGCTACCCGCGCAAGCACTTTGTGGGCGAGTTTAAGCTCGCGGATTTCCGTGAGGCGTGGCTGCTCAATCCGCGCAACTGCTACCAGAACTACAATGTAGCGACCAACAGCACGGACCGACTCATCTACACCTACATGGGGGTTCTCAAGCCGCGTTTCGGCAACATCACCTATTGCAGCGCCGGGCAGCTTTCGCCGCTGCTTTGCGACCCTTACTACCGGACCATCGGTTTGGGCACCCGGATTTTTCTCGGCGGCGCTCAGGGGTGGGTGATCGGGCCCGGCACCCAGCACAGCCCCGACGCCAAGCGCACCGCCGACGGCGTGCCGAGCGAGGGCGCCGGCACCTTGGCCGTACGCGGCAACCTGAAGGAAATGTCGTCGCAGTGGGTGCGCGGGGTCAGTTTCCTGGGTTACGGCGTATCGCTGGCGGTGGGTATCGGCGTTCCGATCCCCGTGCTGGACAGCGACGTGGTGCGTCTCGCCTCGTTGGGTGACGCGAAGCTGCCGGCGCCGCTTATCGACTACGGCGCGGATTACCCCGACGCCGTCGACCGGGTGCTGGCGGAAATCAGCTACGCGGATTTGAAATCGGGACACGTGGAGTTCAACGGCAGGCAAGTGCCCACATCCCCCTTATCGAGCTACCCGGCGGCGCGGGAAATCGCCGCCGTTTTGAAAAACTGGATCGCGGCGGGCGAATTTGTCCTCGGCGAGCCGCAAGACAAACTGATGACGAGATAA
- a CDS encoding GspH/FimT family pseudopilin — translation MHLKGHQGFTMIELLITIAVVSIMIASVPVVRGFAPVLEVNRGTRAMAQALREARSLAVKNGNDVIVTFDVNSGVINLYSDGDFDGIQVADMVRSYELSEFAGGLVFASPTTTGTDGHAIASMVDFGGTHDPISLTFRPNGATRDPGILYLTHRKTSMPDLGRAVEVLATGRVQSWRYNINSSPGPWERFL, via the coding sequence ATGCACCTCAAGGGACACCAAGGCTTCACAATGATCGAGCTTCTAATAACGATTGCCGTGGTGTCGATCATGATCGCTTCCGTTCCCGTCGTACGGGGATTCGCGCCGGTGTTGGAAGTCAACCGTGGTACACGGGCGATGGCCCAGGCGCTGCGGGAGGCGCGGTCGCTGGCGGTGAAAAACGGCAACGACGTGATAGTTACCTTCGACGTGAATAGCGGCGTTATCAACCTTTACTCGGATGGGGACTTCGACGGCATTCAGGTTGCCGACATGGTTCGCAGCTACGAACTTAGCGAATTCGCCGGCGGGTTGGTTTTCGCCTCTCCCACGACCACGGGCACCGACGGCCACGCGATCGCATCGATGGTGGATTTCGGCGGAACGCACGATCCGATTTCGTTGACGTTTAGGCCCAATGGCGCCACGCGCGATCCGGGAATCCTATACTTAACCCACCGCAAAACCTCGATGCCGGATTTGGGGCGGGCGGTGGAAGTCTTGGCCACAGGGCGCGTACAATCGTGGCGGTACAACATCAACAGTTCCCCGGGCCCCTGGGAGAGGTTCCTATGA
- a CDS encoding prepilin-type N-terminal cleavage/methylation domain-containing protein produces MKHDSRHNGFTILELLISMAVGMVLIAGAYGVFIS; encoded by the coding sequence ATGAAACACGATAGCCGCCATAACGGATTTACGATCCTCGAGCTTCTGATCTCGATGGCGGTTGGCATGGTGTTGATTGCCGGGGCGTACGGCGTGTTTATCAGTTAG
- a CDS encoding fibronectin type III domain-containing protein, whose translation MTLDRISRELRMAGFGVVTGESFTESKKYKFTFLGDVDADITGMLAEAVVTGAMQIKIDLNDQRDVVEDGDYIFLNGGGKVEMVQVATAGSVVSFDNEPDTIYLDTPLANPFPANATLVRTIERVTYEVAFPGGNLLRNGVLVAEGLHDLEFHYYKESDQELVPDPISGLNQIQRAAVRKVEIRLETEGPTQQAARRYTQAIELRNMGNRPFRADTCAPAPPTNMLAARTDQCEQFTLTWTAPAANACDGTALTDLGGYKINYGLNAGEYYTPPANVPDETLTEFTVSDPRLENNTSYHVTMIAYDSSFNESIATTEILITLRDETPPEPPTNVDASAGVGSVSLTWTKSESEDVKGYRIYRGNGPGVAISPDNLIADENTLDDQAESFTDANVEACTTYYYAIVAIDCANVGDPSEEAHGDGDGQADDEPTSNVTNTTPTEIPAEAPAPPTPFQAVGRDSSVDLSWINPTASDFAGVAIRYSTVSHPQNPNDGNLLDTFGGESGQTMTATHEGLINGTWYYYAAFAFDYCGNYSDSATADAVPNASGPLVSILTPTDGLVVEDGQVVFQVQAYDPDQPGIHEPPSMAEDNGAGITAVNFWVEPDPGVLSLPHVEYQPEFCGFGGNENPCGAGDVTDWCDGTYQFYAVAFDDEGAWGVSPYVQIHVRNGGLYLDEGYTPEVTGANDNEVLFQIQNSSGTEVNLVGATFTWDRALAMVAEVEVPSGSTVWNGVSNPAQSGAEVSFSPSNPSISASSTRTVKLTFVAYYTTLYESANAGANTLTLADTQSFASGDTIYLHEGDKVEEALVGGIVGQTIQLVSPLVESFGYGTKVSHSGDLQDVDMHGADLRADFTYQKTSWYGRECISDEMDIPLRPAPDMFSAQQDEPALDTACTNVAGQLQVENYRTVPVHLAVNDLGGSGINWVKVYYFSDSSFQGVAPESGYAVQSLAYDDTEERWEGDVPYQSDVRIWFYFESEDNNGVTDREPETGAFTYDYAPDNTAPACPLALVATALSKQNVLLSWNASVEPDVQGYNVYRSDDCGSYFKVETLVVDQDPATPGVQFTTTKLKADITCYRFYVQPVDLQGNKPEGCDAYASNYVGDCPCP comes from the coding sequence TTGACCTTGGACCGAATCAGCCGCGAATTGCGCATGGCGGGTTTCGGTGTCGTGACCGGTGAGTCGTTTACCGAGTCCAAGAAGTACAAGTTCACGTTTTTGGGCGACGTCGACGCCGATATCACCGGCATGTTGGCCGAGGCGGTCGTGACGGGCGCGATGCAGATCAAGATCGACTTGAACGATCAACGAGATGTGGTTGAAGACGGCGATTACATTTTCTTGAACGGCGGCGGCAAAGTCGAGATGGTACAGGTCGCCACCGCCGGTTCGGTCGTGAGTTTCGACAACGAGCCCGACACGATCTATCTGGATACCCCGCTGGCGAATCCGTTTCCGGCGAATGCAACGCTGGTGCGCACGATCGAGCGGGTAACCTACGAAGTGGCGTTCCCCGGTGGGAATTTGCTGCGTAACGGCGTACTGGTGGCCGAGGGGCTGCACGACCTGGAGTTTCATTACTACAAAGAATCGGACCAAGAGCTCGTACCCGACCCGATATCCGGACTGAACCAGATCCAGCGCGCCGCGGTGCGTAAAGTGGAAATACGGCTGGAAACCGAAGGCCCGACCCAGCAAGCCGCGCGGCGTTATACCCAGGCCATTGAATTGCGCAACATGGGCAACCGCCCCTTCAGAGCCGACACCTGCGCACCCGCGCCGCCGACCAATATGTTGGCCGCGCGCACGGATCAATGCGAGCAGTTCACCTTGACGTGGACGGCGCCGGCGGCCAACGCCTGTGACGGAACCGCGCTTACGGATCTAGGCGGTTACAAAATCAATTACGGCTTGAACGCGGGCGAATACTACACGCCGCCGGCCAACGTTCCCGACGAGACACTCACGGAATTCACCGTGTCGGATCCGCGGTTGGAGAACAACACCTCCTACCACGTAACGATGATCGCCTACGACTCGAGTTTCAACGAATCAATCGCCACTACGGAAATCTTGATCACGTTGCGGGACGAAACGCCGCCGGAACCGCCGACGAATGTCGACGCCAGCGCGGGCGTCGGTTCGGTGTCGCTGACGTGGACGAAGTCGGAGTCGGAGGATGTAAAGGGCTACCGGATTTACCGCGGCAACGGCCCGGGTGTGGCAATCAGTCCCGACAACCTGATTGCGGACGAAAACACCTTGGACGACCAAGCCGAATCGTTTACCGATGCCAATGTCGAGGCATGCACCACCTATTACTATGCGATCGTCGCAATCGATTGCGCCAATGTCGGAGACCCGTCCGAGGAAGCGCACGGGGACGGCGACGGGCAAGCCGACGATGAGCCCACGAGCAACGTCACGAACACGACGCCGACCGAAATACCCGCCGAAGCGCCCGCGCCGCCCACACCTTTCCAAGCGGTAGGGCGGGACAGCTCGGTGGATCTGTCCTGGATCAATCCGACCGCGAGCGACTTCGCCGGCGTGGCGATTCGCTACAGCACGGTCAGCCATCCGCAGAATCCAAACGACGGCAACCTGCTCGACACCTTCGGTGGCGAATCCGGGCAGACGATGACCGCGACACACGAGGGGCTGATCAACGGCACGTGGTACTACTACGCGGCTTTTGCCTTCGACTATTGCGGCAATTACTCCGATTCGGCGACGGCCGATGCGGTGCCCAACGCGTCGGGCCCGCTTGTTTCAATCCTCACGCCCACCGACGGGTTGGTCGTCGAAGACGGACAAGTCGTGTTTCAGGTCCAGGCGTATGATCCGGACCAACCGGGCATTCACGAACCACCTTCCATGGCCGAAGACAACGGCGCGGGGATCACCGCGGTGAATTTCTGGGTGGAACCGGACCCGGGGGTTCTCTCGTTGCCACATGTCGAGTATCAGCCGGAATTCTGCGGTTTCGGCGGCAACGAGAATCCGTGCGGGGCCGGCGACGTGACCGATTGGTGTGACGGTACTTACCAATTTTACGCGGTTGCCTTCGACGATGAGGGCGCGTGGGGCGTGAGTCCGTACGTACAGATTCACGTGCGCAACGGCGGTTTGTATCTCGATGAGGGATACACGCCGGAAGTGACGGGCGCGAACGACAACGAGGTGCTGTTCCAAATCCAGAACAGCTCCGGGACGGAAGTCAATCTCGTGGGTGCCACCTTCACCTGGGACCGTGCGTTGGCGATGGTCGCGGAAGTGGAAGTGCCCTCGGGCAGTACGGTTTGGAATGGAGTGAGCAACCCGGCGCAGTCGGGCGCGGAAGTCAGTTTCTCTCCGAGCAATCCTTCGATATCAGCCAGCTCGACGCGCACAGTCAAACTCACTTTCGTCGCGTACTACACGACGCTGTACGAGTCGGCCAATGCGGGCGCGAACACGTTGACGCTGGCCGACACGCAGTCGTTTGCGAGCGGCGATACGATCTATTTGCACGAAGGCGATAAGGTGGAAGAGGCGCTGGTCGGCGGGATCGTCGGCCAAACGATTCAGCTTGTTTCGCCTCTGGTCGAATCTTTCGGTTACGGAACCAAAGTCAGCCACAGCGGCGATTTGCAGGACGTGGACATGCACGGAGCCGACCTGCGGGCCGACTTCACGTATCAGAAAACATCGTGGTACGGCCGCGAATGCATCAGCGACGAGATGGACATTCCGCTGCGCCCCGCGCCCGATATGTTTAGCGCGCAACAGGACGAGCCGGCGCTCGACACGGCCTGTACGAACGTGGCCGGACAGCTTCAGGTCGAGAACTACCGGACGGTGCCGGTGCACTTGGCGGTCAACGACCTGGGTGGTTCGGGCATCAATTGGGTGAAGGTTTACTACTTCAGCGACTCGTCTTTCCAAGGCGTGGCGCCCGAAAGCGGTTATGCCGTGCAGTCGCTCGCTTATGACGACACCGAAGAACGCTGGGAAGGAGATGTGCCTTATCAAAGCGACGTACGTATCTGGTTCTACTTCGAGAGTGAGGACAACAACGGCGTGACCGATCGCGAACCGGAAACAGGTGCGTTCACTTACGACTACGCGCCGGATAACACCGCGCCCGCCTGTCCTTTGGCCTTGGTGGCGACGGCGCTTTCCAAACAAAACGTGTTGTTGTCGTGGAATGCCAGCGTGGAGCCGGATGTGCAGGGCTACAATGTGTATCGGTCGGACGATTGCGGCTCGTATTTCAAGGTTGAGACGCTGGTGGTCGACCAAGATCCCGCCACGCCGGGTGTGCAGTTCACGACGACCAAGCTAAAGGCCGATATCACCTGCTACCGGTTCTATGTGCAGCCGGTCGATTTGCAGGGAAACAAGCCGGAAGGTTGCGACGCCTACGCATCGAATTACGTGGGCGATTGCCCTTGTCCGTAA
- a CDS encoding mechanosensitive ion channel family protein produces the protein MFDLELVKKLQEWLLASGVGFAINLVVFLLILFFGRFIIKGILRVSHTMLNRSTRITETLEKFVQNVFSKILWVVLLMIALPRLGVDIAPLIAGLGVTGFIVGFAFQESLGNLAAGLMIILNEPFRIGDFVEAGGHAGVVQEINMMATSLTTPDNKKVVIPNRTIWGGPVVNYSALDTRRVDLSVGISYAADIGKARDAIYDVLRANDKVLPDPAPVVELVEMADSSLNLVIRPWSQTADYWDVYFSVNRAVKERLDQEGIEIPFPQMDVHHHGLPPHAV, from the coding sequence ATGTTTGACCTTGAACTCGTCAAAAAACTTCAGGAATGGCTGCTGGCAAGCGGCGTAGGTTTCGCCATCAATCTTGTCGTCTTCCTGCTGATTCTGTTCTTCGGACGTTTCATCATCAAAGGCATTTTGCGCGTGAGCCACACGATGCTTAACCGCTCAACACGAATCACCGAAACTTTGGAAAAATTCGTCCAAAACGTTTTCAGCAAAATCCTGTGGGTTGTGCTGCTGATGATCGCCCTGCCCCGGCTTGGGGTGGACATCGCCCCGCTGATCGCCGGCCTCGGCGTCACCGGCTTCATTGTCGGCTTCGCGTTCCAGGAGTCCCTGGGCAACCTCGCGGCCGGCTTGATGATTATTCTCAATGAGCCCTTCCGCATCGGCGACTTTGTCGAAGCCGGCGGGCACGCCGGAGTGGTTCAGGAAATCAATATGATGGCCACCTCCCTGACCACGCCCGACAACAAGAAGGTTGTCATTCCGAACCGGACCATTTGGGGCGGCCCCGTCGTCAACTATTCGGCCCTCGACACTCGTCGCGTCGACCTCTCGGTGGGCATCTCCTACGCCGCCGATATCGGCAAAGCGCGTGACGCCATATACGACGTCCTCCGCGCCAACGACAAAGTGCTGCCCGATCCGGCGCCGGTCGTCGAATTGGTTGAAATGGCCGACTCGTCCCTCAACCTGGTGATCCGGCCCTGGAGCCAAACCGCCGACTACTGGGACGTCTATTTCTCCGTCAACCGCGCCGTCAAAGAGCGTTTGGACCAAGAAGGGATCGAAATCCCCTTCCCGCAAATGGACGTTCATCACCACGGATTGCCGCCGCACGCTGTATAA
- a CDS encoding DUF481 domain-containing protein: MRKTILTMLVIVFLAVPFAAHSQDPDLPEDNEPDVGAQNAQFPAWSSNGSVGYSLIGKRVKSNSLTGDLNVTREGQWTNNFIKSGITYGDVTYPDGDPIINANRYFGNYKLEGYLTRAKKPYLWALVGAESDEFQGFWGRYNLEGGVGYNFFGVAKHVLKTELGYAFVDTNWIEKKEIEDGEFHYWEPTHNGLARVIAAVPILSYALFTEEVMYRHNVSDQDDYYVESTTGLAFRLTSKLSFKTSFNINYTNKPGFVEELDLTGAVVTYDDDGDPATDQIAALELNERASYSLNNALVISFF, translated from the coding sequence ATGAGGAAAACTATCCTAACGATGCTCGTAATCGTGTTTCTCGCCGTTCCATTCGCGGCCCACTCTCAGGACCCCGATCTACCCGAAGACAACGAACCGGACGTCGGTGCCCAAAACGCCCAGTTTCCAGCCTGGTCAAGCAACGGCTCGGTCGGCTACTCGCTGATCGGTAAGCGGGTCAAATCCAACTCCCTGACCGGCGATCTTAACGTCACGCGCGAGGGGCAATGGACCAACAATTTCATCAAAAGCGGCATCACCTACGGCGACGTCACCTATCCGGACGGCGACCCGATCATCAACGCCAACCGCTATTTCGGCAACTACAAGCTTGAGGGGTATCTGACGCGCGCCAAGAAGCCCTACCTGTGGGCCTTGGTGGGCGCGGAAAGCGACGAGTTTCAAGGGTTCTGGGGACGTTATAACCTGGAAGGCGGTGTTGGTTACAACTTCTTCGGCGTCGCCAAACACGTACTCAAGACCGAACTGGGTTACGCTTTCGTCGACACCAACTGGATCGAGAAAAAAGAAATCGAAGACGGCGAGTTCCACTATTGGGAACCCACCCACAACGGCCTGGCGCGGGTCATTGCCGCAGTGCCCATCCTTTCCTACGCGTTGTTCACCGAAGAGGTCATGTACCGCCACAATGTCTCAGACCAGGATGACTACTATGTCGAATCGACCACGGGCCTTGCGTTTCGCTTGACCAGCAAGCTGTCCTTCAAAACGTCATTCAACATCAATTACACCAACAAGCCCGGCTTTGTGGAAGAACTCGACCTCACGGGCGCGGTTGTTACATACGACGACGACGGCGACCCCGCAACCGACCAGATCGCCGCCCTTGAACTCAACGAGCGCGCCAGCTACTCGCTGAACAACGCGCTTGTCATCTCGTTCTTCTAA